In one window of Nocardia brasiliensis DNA:
- a CDS encoding dihydrofolate reductase family protein, translated as MVCAWLGTAQEFLRRDVVDELRLPVFPVLLGAGRRPLDGVPARRLRLVVAHPFPKSGVVRRTYRRQ; from the coding sequence GTGGTGTGCGCCTGGCTCGGCACCGCGCAGGAGTTCCTGCGCCGGGACGTGGTGGATGAGCTTCGGCTGCCGGTGTTTCCGGTATTGCTCGGCGCCGGGCGGCGGCCGCTCGACGGGGTGCCCGCACGGCGGCTGCGGCTGGTCGTCGCGCACCCGTTTCCGAAATCCGGTGTCGTGCGGCGCACGTATCGGCGTCAGTAG
- a CDS encoding helix-turn-helix domain-containing protein: protein MSDRPAQVKATLGKGTRVTGKSRDRLQTQLKKQYEAGASIRSLARATGRSYGFIHNVLVESHVQLRSRGGANRRKSQ, encoded by the coding sequence ATGAGCGACAGGCCCGCACAAGTCAAAGCCACCCTGGGTAAGGGAACACGCGTCACGGGGAAGTCCCGTGACCGCCTACAGACCCAGTTGAAGAAGCAGTACGAAGCAGGTGCGAGCATCCGCTCGCTGGCGCGAGCAACCGGTCGCTCCTACGGCTTCATCCACAACGTACTGGTGGAGTCGCATGTGCAACTCCGCAGCCGCGGCGGCGCCAACCGCCGCAAGAGTCAGTAG
- a CDS encoding ABC-F family ATP-binding cassette domain-containing protein, whose product MITATDLEVRAGVRTLLSAPGPALRVQSGDRIGLVGRNGAGKTTTLRILAGEGEPYAGKILRSSDIGYLPQDPREGNLDVLARDRVLSARGLDTLIRDMEKQQALMAEVADENEREKAVRKYGRLEDRFSALGGYVAESDAARICHSLGLPDRVLGQALRTLSGGQRRRIELARILFAASDGSGGRSDTILLLDEPTNHLDADSITWLRGFLQNHDGGLIVISHDVELLGDVVNKVWFLDAVRGEADVYNMGWQKYLDARATDEQRRRRERANAEKKASALRVQAAKLGAKATKATAAQNMAKRADRLMAELDDVRVADKVARIKFPEPAPCGKTPLMAENLTKMYGSLEIFAGVDLAIDRGSRVVVLGLNGAGKTTLLRLLAGVEQPTAGTLVPGHGMKVGYFAQEHDTLDDNATVWENIRHAAPDAGEQDLRGLLGAFMFTGPQLDQPAGTLSGGEKTRLALAGLVSSAANVLLLDEPTNNLDPVSREQVLDALRTYAGAVVLVTHDPGAAEALSPERVILLPDGTEDHWSADYLELIQLA is encoded by the coding sequence GTGATCACCGCGACCGACCTGGAGGTCCGGGCCGGAGTCCGCACGCTGCTGTCGGCCCCTGGACCGGCATTGCGGGTGCAGTCCGGCGACCGGATCGGATTGGTCGGGCGCAACGGGGCAGGCAAGACCACCACCCTGCGCATCCTCGCCGGCGAGGGCGAGCCCTACGCCGGAAAGATCTTGCGCTCCAGCGATATCGGCTATCTGCCGCAGGATCCGCGGGAGGGCAACCTGGACGTGCTCGCGCGCGATCGGGTGCTGTCCGCGCGCGGACTGGACACGCTGATCCGCGACATGGAGAAGCAGCAGGCGCTGATGGCCGAGGTGGCCGACGAGAACGAGCGCGAGAAGGCGGTGCGCAAGTACGGCAGGCTCGAGGACCGTTTCTCGGCGCTGGGCGGCTACGTCGCCGAGAGTGACGCGGCCCGCATCTGCCACAGCCTCGGCCTGCCCGATCGGGTACTCGGCCAGGCGCTGCGCACCCTCTCCGGTGGTCAGCGCCGCCGAATCGAGCTGGCGCGCATCCTGTTCGCCGCCTCCGACGGCAGCGGCGGTCGCTCCGATACCATCCTGCTGCTCGACGAGCCGACCAACCACCTCGACGCCGACTCGATCACCTGGCTGCGCGGGTTCCTGCAGAACCACGACGGCGGTCTGATCGTGATCAGTCACGACGTGGAACTGCTCGGCGACGTGGTGAACAAGGTGTGGTTCCTCGACGCGGTGCGCGGCGAGGCCGACGTCTACAACATGGGCTGGCAGAAGTACCTGGACGCGCGCGCCACCGACGAACAGCGCCGCAGGCGCGAACGCGCCAACGCCGAGAAGAAGGCGAGCGCGCTGCGCGTCCAGGCGGCCAAGCTCGGCGCCAAAGCCACGAAAGCCACTGCGGCACAGAACATGGCCAAGCGCGCCGACCGGTTGATGGCCGAACTCGACGACGTGCGCGTCGCCGACAAGGTGGCCAGGATCAAGTTCCCCGAGCCCGCACCGTGCGGCAAGACGCCGCTGATGGCGGAGAACCTGACCAAGATGTACGGCTCGCTGGAGATTTTCGCCGGCGTCGATCTCGCGATCGACCGCGGCAGCCGGGTCGTGGTGCTCGGGCTCAACGGCGCGGGCAAGACCACGCTGCTGCGGCTGCTCGCCGGGGTAGAACAGCCCACTGCGGGCACGCTGGTGCCGGGCCATGGCATGAAGGTCGGGTACTTCGCGCAGGAACACGACACCCTGGACGACAACGCGACGGTGTGGGAGAACATCCGCCATGCCGCGCCGGACGCGGGGGAGCAGGACCTGCGCGGACTGCTCGGCGCGTTCATGTTCACCGGTCCCCAGTTGGATCAGCCCGCGGGCACGCTCTCCGGCGGTGAGAAGACGCGTTTGGCGCTCGCCGGACTGGTGTCCTCGGCTGCCAACGTGTTGCTGCTCGACGAGCCGACCAACAACCTCGACCCGGTCTCGCGCGAACAAGTGCTCGATGCGCTGCGCACTTACGCCGGCGCGGTCGTGCTCGTCACACACGATCCGGGTGCCGCTGAGGCGCTGTCGCCGGAACGGGTGATCTTGTTGCCGGACGGCACCGAGGACCACTGGTCCGCCGATTACCTGGAATTGATTCAGCTCGCGTGA
- a CDS encoding SDR family oxidoreductase → MSEPNNGTGTDLVGKSALVTGASRGIGKAVAAELVARGANVLISARKKDPLEEAAAELRALGHQGEVVALAANSGNAEDRAASIDRMMAEFGSVDILINNTGINPVFGSLMEADLDAVRKIFDVNVVAALGYVQLAHRAWMGEHGGAVVNVASVAGIRSSGVIAAYGASKAALIRLTDELAWQLGPKIRVNAVAPGVIKTRFADALYSADEERAASVYPMKRLGTPEDVARLIGFLVSDDAAWITGETVRVDGGLLSTGGI, encoded by the coding sequence ATGAGCGAGCCAAACAACGGGACCGGGACCGATCTGGTCGGCAAGAGCGCTTTGGTCACCGGGGCCAGCCGGGGCATCGGCAAGGCGGTGGCGGCCGAGCTGGTCGCCCGCGGCGCCAACGTGTTGATCAGTGCCCGTAAGAAGGACCCGTTGGAGGAGGCCGCCGCCGAGCTGCGCGCGCTCGGCCATCAGGGCGAGGTGGTGGCGCTGGCCGCGAACTCCGGTAACGCCGAGGATCGCGCCGCCTCGATCGACCGGATGATGGCCGAGTTCGGGTCGGTGGACATCCTGATCAACAACACCGGCATCAATCCGGTGTTCGGCTCGCTGATGGAGGCCGACCTCGACGCGGTGCGCAAGATCTTCGACGTGAACGTCGTCGCCGCGCTCGGCTACGTGCAGCTGGCCCACCGGGCCTGGATGGGTGAGCACGGCGGCGCGGTGGTGAACGTGGCCAGCGTCGCGGGCATCCGCTCCTCCGGCGTGATCGCCGCCTACGGCGCGTCCAAGGCGGCGCTCATCCGGCTCACCGACGAACTGGCCTGGCAGCTGGGCCCGAAGATCCGGGTGAACGCCGTCGCGCCCGGCGTGATCAAGACGAGGTTCGCCGACGCGCTGTACTCCGCCGACGAGGAGCGGGCCGCGAGCGTCTACCCGATGAAGCGGCTCGGCACGCCGGAGGATGTCGCGCGGTTGATCGGCTTCCTGGTCTCCGACGACGCCGCGTGGATCACCGGCGAGACGGTCCGGGTGGACGGCGGCCTGCTCTCCACCGGCGGTATCTGA
- a CDS encoding lycopene cyclase family protein, with amino-acid sequence MSVDVVVCGLGPAGRALAHRCLVRGLTVTVVDPAPQRRWQATYAAWADELPDWLSADAVAATVARPLAWGVRAHRLDRPYVVFDAARLRDSLDLTGARIVADRVLECGAETAVLASGTVLRGDRVIDARGIGRSPALAEQTAYGLVLDAKRCAETEPTFMDWRPDNGAPADAPRSFLYAVPLDGETMLLEETCLVGRPALDGGALRARLRHRLRCRGIELTGAERIERVRFPVEGGRPGRHAFGAAGGFAHPATGYSVAAALAAADAVAAGTPAWPVTARAVHHLRAAGLRALLALPPTDLPVFFDAFFALPPDAQRAYLSGRDDLNGTVRAMLGLFGALPPTLRRRVATATLGWPNRSRPRIPSAIMEE; translated from the coding sequence GTGAGCGTCGATGTCGTGGTGTGCGGCCTCGGCCCGGCCGGGCGCGCACTCGCCCACCGCTGCCTGGTCCGTGGCCTGACGGTGACGGTGGTGGACCCGGCGCCGCAGCGGCGGTGGCAGGCGACCTATGCCGCCTGGGCCGACGAACTGCCGGACTGGCTGTCCGCCGACGCGGTCGCCGCCACGGTCGCGCGGCCGCTGGCCTGGGGCGTCCGCGCGCATCGGCTCGATCGGCCCTATGTCGTGTTCGATGCGGCACGCCTGCGGGATTCGCTCGACCTGACCGGCGCGCGGATCGTCGCCGACCGCGTGCTCGAGTGCGGCGCGGAGACCGCGGTGCTGGCGTCGGGCACCGTGCTGCGCGGTGACCGGGTGATCGATGCGCGCGGGATCGGCCGCTCCCCCGCGCTGGCCGAGCAGACGGCGTACGGACTGGTACTGGACGCGAAGCGCTGCGCCGAGACCGAGCCGACGTTCATGGACTGGCGGCCGGACAACGGCGCACCCGCCGACGCGCCGCGCTCGTTCCTCTACGCGGTGCCGCTCGACGGCGAAACGATGCTGCTCGAAGAGACCTGCCTGGTCGGGCGGCCCGCGCTCGACGGCGGCGCGCTGCGCGCCCGGCTGCGGCACCGATTGCGTTGCCGCGGTATCGAACTCACCGGTGCCGAACGGATCGAGCGGGTCCGTTTTCCGGTCGAGGGCGGCAGACCCGGACGGCACGCCTTCGGCGCGGCGGGCGGTTTCGCGCACCCGGCCACCGGCTACAGCGTGGCCGCCGCGCTCGCCGCCGCCGACGCCGTCGCCGCGGGCACCCCGGCGTGGCCGGTGACGGCACGGGCGGTCCACCACCTGCGCGCCGCCGGATTGCGCGCACTGCTCGCCCTGCCACCAACCGACCTACCGGTTTTTTTCGACGCATTTTTCGCGCTTCCCCCGGATGCCCAGCGCGCGTACCTCTCGGGTCGCGACGACTTGAACGGCACCGTCAGAGCCATGCTCGGCCTGTTCGGCGCACTGCCGCCGACGCTTCGTCGGCGCGTCGCCACCGCGACACTCGGGTGGCCCAATCGCTCGCGCCCGCGAATACCGTCGGCCATCATGGAGGAATGA